From the genome of Miscanthus floridulus cultivar M001 chromosome 10, ASM1932011v1, whole genome shotgun sequence, one region includes:
- the LOC136488938 gene encoding translocon-associated protein subunit alpha-like codes for MGLNFNSKWILLLMLKVTVSASMLYPVAQPNIVARAESEEDAAAAEVVEGADLGIVGDDTQVSSDGPLSSAPGVETVVVFPKNAGKIVPAGEETELLVGHLYSPYCLSSFILLTVQNFFNASVPVSVQATFPYKFVVSKFLQPGAYDLVGYIVYEIDQHPYQNVFYNGTVEVVEAGGLLSVESVFLITLGIALLGLFGLWAYGQVQQLSKVILYSKFLSVICTFLQEI; via the exons ATGGGTTTAAATTTCAA TTCAAAGTGGATATTGTTGCTAATGCTAAAAGTTACTGTCTCTGCAAGTATGCTTTATCCTGTTGCTCAACCCAACATTG TTGCTAGAGCTGAATCGGAGGAAGATGCTGCTGCAGCTGAGGTTGTTGAAGGGGCTGATCTAGGTATTGTGGGTGATGATACACAGGTTTCCAGTGATGGACCTTTAAGCTCTGCTCCTGGTGTAGAGACAGTAGTTGTCTTCCCCAAAAATGCTGGCAAAA TTGTACCAGCAGGTGAAGAAACTGAATTACTAGTTGGTCATCTTTATTCTCCTTATTGTTTGTCATCTTTTATTCTCCTTACTGTTCAG AATTTCTTCAATGCATCAGTTCCTGTTTCTGTGCAAGCAACCTTCCCCTATAAATTCGTTGTGAGCAAGTTCTTGCAG CCTGGAGCCTATGATCTGGTTGGTTACATAGTGTATGAGATCGACCAGCACCCGTACCAGAATGTATTCTACAATGGCACTGTTGAGGTCGTTGAGGCTGGAGGCTTACTCAGTGTTGAGTCTGTGTTCCTCATCACCCTTGGAATTGCACTTCTTGGTCTCTTTGGATTGTGGGCATATGGCCAGGTTCAGCAGCTCTCGAAGGTAATCCTGTATTCTAAATTTCTTAGTGTAATCTGTACCTTTCTTCAGGAAATATAA